Proteins co-encoded in one Ensifer sp. PDNC004 genomic window:
- a CDS encoding 4-aminobutyrate--2-oxoglutarate transaminase produces the protein MTSLTDRKNAAISRGVGMTTQIYADRAENSEIWDKEGNRYIDFASGIAVVNTGHRHPKVIEAVKAQIDRFTHTCHQVVPYETYVHLAERLNALTPGDFAKKTIFVTTGAEAVENAVKIARASTGRQAVIAFSGGFHGRTFMGMALTGKVVPYKVGFGAMPGDVFHAPFPIELHGITTEQSLAALKKLFAADVDPGRVAAIILEPVQGEGGFYPAPAAFMKALREICDQHGILLIADEVQTGFARTGKMFAMDHHDVAPDLITMAKSLAGGFPLAAVTGRAEVMDAPAPGGLGGTYGGNPLGIAAAHAVLDVIAEEKLCERAEQLGGRLKQRLAAIREQAPEIVDIRGPGFMNAVEFNDVKTHLPSADFANKVRLIALEKGLILLTCGVHGNVIRFLAPITIQDEVFAEALDILEASILAARP, from the coding sequence ATGACCAGCCTCACCGACCGCAAGAACGCCGCCATCTCGCGCGGCGTCGGCATGACCACCCAGATCTACGCCGATCGCGCGGAAAATTCGGAAATCTGGGACAAGGAAGGCAATCGCTATATCGATTTCGCCTCCGGTATCGCCGTGGTCAACACCGGCCATCGCCACCCGAAGGTCATCGAAGCGGTCAAGGCGCAGATCGATCGCTTCACCCACACCTGCCATCAGGTCGTTCCTTACGAAACCTACGTGCACCTCGCCGAGCGCCTCAATGCGCTGACGCCGGGCGACTTCGCCAAGAAGACGATCTTCGTGACAACAGGCGCCGAGGCTGTCGAAAACGCCGTCAAAATCGCCCGTGCTTCGACCGGCCGCCAGGCCGTCATCGCCTTCTCGGGCGGCTTCCACGGCCGGACCTTCATGGGCATGGCGCTCACCGGCAAGGTCGTTCCCTACAAGGTCGGCTTTGGCGCGATGCCGGGCGACGTCTTCCACGCCCCCTTCCCGATCGAACTGCACGGCATCACCACCGAACAGTCGCTCGCCGCATTGAAGAAGCTCTTTGCTGCCGACGTCGATCCGGGCCGCGTCGCTGCGATCATCCTTGAGCCGGTGCAGGGCGAAGGTGGTTTCTACCCCGCGCCCGCCGCCTTCATGAAGGCGCTGCGCGAAATCTGCGACCAGCACGGCATTCTGCTCATCGCCGACGAAGTCCAGACCGGCTTTGCCCGTACCGGCAAGATGTTTGCGATGGACCACCATGATGTCGCGCCCGACCTCATCACCATGGCGAAAAGCCTTGCCGGTGGCTTCCCGCTCGCAGCCGTCACCGGCCGCGCTGAAGTCATGGACGCACCGGCTCCGGGCGGCCTTGGCGGCACCTATGGCGGCAACCCGCTCGGCATCGCTGCAGCCCATGCCGTGCTTGACGTCATCGCTGAGGAGAAACTTTGCGAACGCGCCGAACAGCTTGGCGGCCGCCTTAAGCAGCGCCTTGCCGCGATCCGCGAGCAGGCACCTGAAATCGTCGACATCCGTGGCCCCGGCTTCATGAACGCCGTCGAGTTCAACGACGTGAAGACCCACCTGCCGAGCGCCGATTTTGCCAACAAGGTGCGCCTGATCGCACTGGAAAAGGGCCTGATCCTCTTGACCTGCGGCGTGCACGGCAACGTCATTCGCTTCCTGGCGCCGATCACCATCCAGGACGAAGTCTTCGCCGAAGCGCTCGACATTCTCGAAGCCTCGATTCTCGCGGCGCGCCCTTGA